The window GGGAGTACTTGCCTTTTGCTGTGAATCCCCTCCTCACtgaaaatgtatgtatgtatgtttcaaacagagaaaacatatTGGATGATATTTTCCAATTATAAGTAGTAGCATCTAATTAAATTCAGTCCAACTGCATTACAAATCCAGCTGTTACCATAATGCTGTTCAGTTTATTGTTAATATGGTAAAATGCTATGCACATTTGTACTTAATTTAACTAAATACTATTTACCGCTTATATTTGTAGAAACATTGAACTCtcgtacttttttttaaaataggtGCTTACCCTATAATACACGGATACACAACTACTTTAAATGCTTAACACACTGCAGATGtgcatttctatttttgtttgcAAAAACAAGAGTGCCATTTGCTTGACAAAGAACACAGTGTTCATTCGCTTAGTGTTACTAATGTGTTCATCACATACACACTGTTTATAAAGTCCATGCCTGTCGTCGTCATGCAGTTTGATTAATTGGAGGGTAGATCTGACATTTGGAAATGGGGCTCGTTGGGTTTCATTTAAAGCTCCCAGCCCTGCAGCAGTTATGTCCACAGTGTAGTTTGGTCATACGCGGTTTTTGCTTTCAGGGCTTTCTCCCAGAAAAGCTTTCTGGCAGGTAGTTCCAGGTAGTTTAGTATTTCTGTataatttttcacttttctgGCCATGTTTAGGCAATTAAACTATTTGGTTAGATTTATGAAAATATCAGAATTTTAGTTCAAATGCACCCTTTCAAAAATGCTTAGACAGAAAGTATTAGGGGAGACCGGGGgcaatttttcacattttccttcATAACTCACAGACCACTTGAAATGCACCAGTCATCTTTTGAGAAAAGgaatatatccatccattttcctccactcatccagggccgggtcacgggggcagcagcctaagcagagaagcccagacttccctctccccagcaccctccaccagctcatccagagggaccccaaggcgttagcaggccagccgagatatataatctctccagcatgtcctgggtctgccctggggcctcctcctggtaggacatgctcGGAACaactcacccaagaggcgcccaggaggcatcctagtcaaatgcaagggccacctcaactggctcctttcgatgtggaggagcagcggctctactttgagcccctcccgaatggctgcgctcctcaccctatccctaagagagaggccagccacacttcagaggaaactcatttctgccgcttgtatttgtgattttattctttcggtcactacctaaagctcgtgaccataggtgagggtggggacCTAGAtggaccggtaaatcgacagcttcgcttttacgctcagctccctcttcaccacaacagactggtgcagcggctcactgcagacgcagccccaatccatctgttgatcccccgctcccttctcccgtcacttgtgaacaagaccccgagatactaaAAACCCTCCACCTCGGGCAGTAACTCGTCCCTGATCCAGttagggcactccacccttttccggctgaggaccatggcctcagacttagaggtgctgattctcatgccagccacttatCACTCGGCTGCtaaccgttccactgtgagctggaggccaccacctgatgaagctaacaggaccgcatcatccgcaaagagcagaggcaaggttctgaggccaccaaggcagaattCCACCACATGGCTAAGCCTAGATGGTCCATTCCGagtcaatgtcctcagcctccctcgcaatgctgtcgaagttctgccggaggtgggagttgaagatcttgcggactggggcttctgccaggtgttcccagtgcaccctcacaatacgtttaggtgccccaggtctgtccagcatcctcccccgccacctgatccaactgaccaccaggtggtgataaGTTGAAAGCTCAGcttctctcttcacctgagtgtccagaacatatggcctcAGATCTGGtgatctgattaaaaaaatcgatcatcgacctgtgacctagggtgtcctggtgccacgtgcacttgtggacatccttatgtttgaacagggtgctcattatggacaaactgtggtttgcatagaagtccaataacaaaacaccatttgggttcagatcagggaggacattcctcccaatcacgcccctccaggtctcattgTCACTGCCCACgggagcgttgaagtctcccagcaggacgatggagtcaccggatggagcaccggatggagcacccttgagcaccccgcccagcgactccaagaagggtgaATACTCTGAACTGCCatttggcgcataagcgcaaacaacagtcacgACCCGTTTCCGGCCCAAAGGCACAAGCCGGAGGGATCCAAGAATACCCACCcaagctcgccgcctctcactgagggcaacttcagactggaacagagtccagcccctctccaagagactggttccagagcccagcccatgcgttgaggtgagcccaactatgtctagctggtatctcaaCCTCACGTACTAGCTTAGACTCTTTCCACACCAGAGAGATGACATTCCAtttcccaatagccagtctcgatagccggggatcggtccaccagggcctccgcccatcaccaccacctgacacacactgcacccgacccctacgaaaAGGAATATATACAGTGCTTAATAAATGTATTAGACCACTACCCAAtataaggtttatgccacagctgccctaaattaacaatattggtaattaccaaaatcattctttatatttctgtaatggttaatccaccagtatgtgcaagctctttagtttaaattattgttgttgttgctgttgtccaTGAATTTGTACatgtactgttttattttttttaaaaactgaaaaaatagtaaagcactttttattaattaaaatgccaaattatagttatttacttgcattcctgaacagaaacattagttttagtggttgaatgttatgcttgatcgatttctgacttctcagagaagttcAGTGAATTCAATTtgttatttgcctaataaataacaatataatttttagttttaaacaggtttttgacagatttctaaattatttgtgttttcttgtttttaggacaggtggtctaataaacaagtgtgtatgtgcgtgctaACTAACATTATAGCTGATATCTTTTCATTAGTAATGACAAGACTCAAACATTCatgtcagagaaaaaaatatcctATCAACCCACTATATCTTAATTAGAAGCAATCTTCAATATAATCACCTTACTGTAGTTGGCTCAAATAATGTAACTTGTAAATGTTTAGCCTTTTATCTTAAGAGAACAATGCAATACGATCACGTGACGggcatatttatatatttatttaaaagaaaccGAAGTTAAATGTATGGCATACTGATTTTTACAAAATAATACAtgatacagtatatatacattATACCCACAAAGTGACAGTTCCTTCACATTTTCTGTCAATATGCAGGCAGTATTTTATACAAAAAgatgcatttgtgtttttagatgccatttttaattttgatttagtgAAATATGTCCATTTTCTAACAATAAGGTATGGCATAGATGATCAAGATGCCCGCAGTGTTGTTACAGTTGCCCAAGATATGTCATCCATGTTACAATCTTGTATTCTATCTAGCAGCACCTATAAAGGCACGAATTGTTCAAAATTAtctatgttgtttttttgtttgtttgtttgttttacagataACGTTAATGTAAGTCCAAATTAATGTAAGTgattaagtaatggtttaagtTCAAATTGATTTAAATTCACAGTCATCTAAACTTTAGACAGAAGAGGAAAAGTACTGCAGATCCAGAAAGTTACTTACATCAAACTCAGTTTTTGGTGGAAGTGTTTTGTGGAACTGACCCCGGTCTCCCCCTACTCCCCCATGTGCTGGCAggcctctcttcttcttcactggtTTTTAACAGTGGCTGACAACCAACATAATTAAGTTTGACCACCGTCTGCCCTGGAGAATGGACATGGTAATAAATCCTACCCATAAACCCGATGCATTGGGCACTAATGTGGTAATCCTGCGCTCCTTCATTCCACCtttcctggttttttttttgttttttttgttttgttttctgtttgttttttgtttgtttgttgttttttttttgattaaatgGTGTCACTCGTGGCCATACTCAGTACCCTCGCTGACTGCGTGCATCACTGCCTCCTCAGCCTGATATTGCTCAGTGTTTACAGAAAGCGATGGGATGCTACTCAGTGTTTGGATTTGCTTCTTTAACGCTGTTTGGTACAGTGTCGCTATCTTGTGGACAGTGGGAGTGTTTCGGCATCGCTTTGCCGCGATCGTTCAGTTTGGATGCAGCAGGGATCCGTAGAGAGGAGCAAGCGTCTCCTTAGCAACGGAACGACCAGCAGCAGGATTGGATTTTTCTTGAAAGAGAAACGTATTCGGCTTTTAGTATACCAAGTAAATCCGTAATGGCAGCAGGGCCAGCAACCAGCCCTTCCGTGTTTCTTCTCACGGTGAACGGGCAGATTGAGGGAGCGAACGTGAGTGGGCTTTCTGTGTTTTAGCCGAGCCTAGCAGCTAATTATTCAGCTAGCATTATTAGCGCCCGAGGTAGCGTGTACCATGGATTTGTCTCATTACTCAGTTTATGTTTCCTTACATCCAGAtgtaaagcagatgttttgttgttttattttagtttccaGAATATGACAACTTATACTGCAAATATTGTTTTGTCTACGGCCACGACTGGGCTCCCACCACGGTGAGTTGCTGTCATATCACTTTCTAAAATCTTAAGACTATTTGAAGGTGCAGCAACAGTGTTACATGTAGTAAAGACACGATTACTCTGATGAAGGGTCATGAATTCTTTACTAAAGAACGAATGGTTAACATTCAGCCTTGTTATCGCCCCTCCTCAAAGttattgtctgtttgttttcctctaGGGGTTGGAGGAAGGCATCACGCAAATTGCCAGTAAAAGCAGTCAGGCGTCGCACAGGTTAATATGGAACTTCCCACTGGAAGCAACATTTAAGAGCACAAATCCATCTGGATGTGAGCATTACACagacacatatgcacacacacacacacacacacacacacacacacacacacacacacacacacacacacacacacacacacacacacacacacaaacacttggtTAATTTGTAGCAGTTAActtcttttttcaaaaatattatACCCTTTAGaagaagtatagagaaggtcagcaGGAGTTGCACTGTCtatgtggatctagagaaagcatatgatagggtgttgagagaggaactgtggtactacatgaggaagtcaggagtggcagagaagtatgtgagggtgttGTGAAGAAGCATGCACAGGCAgagtggagcaggtggagatgagtgtcaggggtgatttgtgataGACGGatggcagcaagagtgaaaaggaaggTTTGCAAGATGCTAGGTTTgcaagtgagacctgctatgatgtatggagacagtggcactgatgaaaaaaacaggaggccgagctgaagATATTAGGAATTTCATTGGAAGTGACCGGGGTGGttaagattagaaatgagtacgtCAGAGGGATAGCACAtgttgagcggtttggagacaaagtcagagaggcaaagctgagatggtttggatgtgTGCAGATGAAGGATAGTGgttatactggacaaaggatttTGAATATGGagttgccaggcaggaggaaaagaggaagaccacagaggattTGGTGGAGACTGTtgttgtgacagaggaggatgctagggacagggtgaagaggaagctgaTGATTTGCTGTAGTGACCACTAAAGGGAGCCACTCAAAGGTGGtctagtaataataaataaaagttactATATACATAGAATTTATTTatgacttcctgtttattttccagGGCCTCAGCTTGTGGTGAGTGTGTACGGTCCAGATGTTTTTGGCAACGATGTGGTCAGGGGCTACGGATCAACGCACATCCCCTTCGCACCGGGAAAGTCAGTACTGCTCCCATCTacttcctctttgtttttttacccaACACCATTTTCAGATGACTTGTGCTCACCTTTAAGCTATGTCAGCAGTGTGGCCGCCGCTTGCTTCTTTCAACAGAGAACGTGTGAAATAGAAAAgaatcttatttttattcttcagaCATACAAAAACCATCCCCATGTTTGTTCCTGAGCCCACATGGAGACTTCAGAAGTTCACAGGGTGAGATGTGCGATCAGTGTGCAGTCTTGTCTCTGtctcagcagctctgctggCTTGTGATCTCAGAGCATTACTAAATAgttccactctgtgtgtgtgtgtatgtgcgtgtgcatAACTCCAGCTAAATATAGTCTTATACCTGTGTGATGAGAATACTTAACATTGTTTTGCATTGCTTTCCTGCTTCCGTTTTTTAGTGTGGGGAAAAACCTGCACCAACGCATTCCCAGCTCATGTTATCTCCTGACAACACAAGGTTGCGTAACCTTGGTGGCACGCAGTTGTGGGCAAATGTTTGGGCACCTCTGGGAAAATTATGTAATTTGTTGTCCTGTGGTTAATACTGaaatacaacaacaaaagtGCACTTGTGTTTTGGCCACTTGTCTACTTGTATAGCCTGACCGTGTCCTCAAAAACTCATTGGGTCCTAAATCACTCGTTAGTATTTGTAAGGTTAATCAAGCATCAGCAGTTTTATGGTAATTAGAAAGctttgaaaaaataatgaacttGTACACGTAGACCCTGGGCCCAACTAAGCAACTGACTGAAGACCTGAACGTGAAGCCAGCTGATGGCTACAAAGTTGAAGGTTGATTTATCAAACAGCATGTAAAAAGTGGCTAGATTGTATAACAGGACAATGATAAAGTAGACCTCAAATCTACCATCAACTTCTTCATTAAACTTAAGGttaaggttttggagtggccccTAAAATCCTCTGACTTTAAGATCATTGACAAGTTATTTAGATGCTGTTGGGAGCAGTAAAGCGTCACTTTCTGTGTGCCAGGAAGCACTTTACCTCAGAAGATTTACCGaaacaaatgtgaaatatttcattAACAACTTAATACTGAAgtttttttataattaaattGCCTTAAAAACACTCCAGGGTAGGACAAGACAGAGAAAACTGTCCGTCTCGAGGTAAACACATTATTAAGGCGTGTGAGAATGCTGAACACTGTACTCAAAGATGGCAAAGTTTAGTTGACAGCTGTGTATCTTTCTGTGTATAACGTGTTCCCTTCCTTTGTTTAGGTGGTTGATGGGACGGCGACCCGAGTACACAGATCCTAAAGTTGTGGCCCAGGGTGAAGGCAGAGAAGGTCTGTGGCACTTTCTTGTATTTCTTAAATGTTCCAACACTAGCATGCTACAGTtacactagggaaaacagtggttggagaccagGGCTCGATCAAAATGAGTGCAGTCGTGCAGTGAAATTGCCATCTTGTTGCTTTTGAAATGGTTGTTTAGAAGATGGGGACCAAGTCTGCGACCACTCGCAATCAGGTtgtcttcaaagtgactttggtgcatcaagacggcgataaaacagcaataagatggAGATTGTTGGCTATCAGTTTGCTGATAGTTTGATAAATCAGCTAATCGCAAgtctacactatattgccataagtattcgctcatctgccttcacatgcatatgaacttgagtgacaccccattcttaatccacaaggtttaatatgatgtcggcccaccctttacagccataacagcttcaacttgtctgggaaggctttccacaaggtttaggagtgtttatgggaatttttgaccattcttccagaagcccATTTGGGATGTCAGACACTGACGCTGGACAGGAAGatctggctcgcagtctccaccctaattcatcccaaaggttttctatcaggttgaggtcaggactctgtgcaggccagtcaagttcttccacaccaaactccctcatccatgtctttatggacccgCTTTGTGCACttgtgcacagtcatgttggaacagaaacGGGCCATCCCGAAACTGTTCCCACAAggttgggagaaaaaaaatctttacacTTGCCACAAAGCAGTCAGACATGTACCATTCTCCTGGAAACTGTCAAACCCAGACTCTTCCATCGGATCGCCAgacggagaagcgtgattcatccctacagagaacacgtctccactgctctagagtccagtggcagtgtgctttaccccactgcatccaacactttgcattgagcttggtgatgtcaggcttggatgcagcttctcggccatggaaacccattccatgaagctctctacactgttcttgagctaatctgaaggccacatgaagtttggaggtctgtagtgattgactctgcagaaagttggtgacctctatTTACTACACATCTCTACACATCAGACCCCGCTCTGATTTTACATGGTCTACCACTCTGTggatgagttgctgtcatttttaatcacttccactttgtcatACTACCACTAACAAGTGACTGCTTAATATTTattagcgaggaaatttcacgactggacttgttgcacaggtggcatcctatcacggtaccacgctggaattcactgagctcctgagacccattctttcactaatgtttgtagaagcagtctgcttggttttaaacatctgtggccgtggaagtgattggaacacctgaattcaatcatTCTGTTGGGTGAT is drawn from Archocentrus centrarchus isolate MPI-CPG fArcCen1 chromosome 8, fArcCen1, whole genome shotgun sequence and contains these coding sequences:
- the b9d1 gene encoding B9 domain-containing protein 1 translates to MAAGPATSPSVFLLTVNGQIEGANFPEYDNLYCKYCFVYGHDWAPTTGLEEGITQIASKSSQASHRLIWNFPLEATFKSTNPSGWPQLVVSVYGPDVFGNDVVRGYGSTHIPFAPGKHTKTIPMFVPEPTWRLQKFTGWLMGRRPEYTDPKVVAQGEGREVTRVRSQGFVSVSFHIMTKDMKKMGYDTGPSGPPNSQSATSGWSAEEQPYNI